A genomic window from Silene latifolia isolate original U9 population chromosome Y, ASM4854445v1, whole genome shotgun sequence includes:
- the LOC141631669 gene encoding protein FAR1-RELATED SEQUENCE 7-like has protein sequence MDQQRHNLKLLEAQSHNSMPETLFGSNWEAHAVKVYTHKVFFVFQEEVKFSVNACSVCGYTPPDPVSNFEVSIVEDVNKRKRYAVEYNRRTMDVRCACKLFERKGILCNHIIWICSGNFKEIPEKYILRRWSKNALRNPVYDLNGNLLENNDLTCNSKFGMSRVWSQIYATVVLLENATIIVY, from the exons ATGGACCAACAAAGGCACAATCTAAAGCTTCTTGAAGCACAGAGCCACAACTCAATGCCTGAAACCCTATTCGGGTCAAACTGGGAGGCCCATGCAGTGAAGGTCTATACACATAAAGTGTTCTTTGTTTTCCAAGAGGAGGTTAAATTTTCGGTAAATGCGTGTAGTGTTTGTGGATACACCCCACCAGATCCAGTAAGTAACTTTGAAGTTTCAATTGTTGAGGACGTGAACAAGCGAAAGAGATATGCAGTTGAGTACAATCGGAGAACAATGGATGTCCGTTGTGCATGTAAATTGTTTGAAAGGAAAGGTATCTTATGCAACCACATCATTTGGATTTGCTCGGGAAACTTTAAGGAAATTCCTGAGAAATACATTTTGCGTAGGTGGAGTAAGAATGCACTCAGAAACCCGGTTTATGATTTAAATGGAAATCTACTGGAAAACAATGATCTTACTTGTAATAGTAAGTTTGGAATGTCTCGGGTGTGGTCTCAGATTTACGCAACTGTTG TGTTGCTTGAAAACGCAACTATTATTGTctactaa